The nucleotide sequence AGATGCAGTTTTTTACCGATCTGAATGTCCGGATCCAAAAGGTGCTGACCTTCCAGCGCCACAATCCAGTCAAGCCCCGGAAGATCAAAGCCCAAAGAAACCCCGGCCCCCAGATTCTGAGGAATGTGCGAAGGCGCCTCTGCCCCCGCGGTCTTTTCAAAGGCCGTGCTACCCACATCTTTCCATACCACTGTCAGTGTTGGATTTAGCGGAGTATCTGCCTGGGTCAGAATTGCGAGATCCACGCCATAGCCCGTGCCCTTGTTTTCAAACTGATCCATGATGGCGTTGATGTCACTGGCGTTCGCCACGGTCGTCAGACCCAGCTCTTGCACGTCCCCGCCCCAGCGGTTCACACGCTTCAGCGCCAGTCCCAGGAAGGTTTTCGGACCCAGTGGATATGCGCCACCGACATAGTAAGCCGAATCGTTGCGGAAGTAGGTCGTAAATTCGGGATATCCGGGATTATGCAGCTCCAGCGAAAGAGTATAGTCGGTGTAATAGCCAAAGCCGATATAAGGCAACGCAATGGCAGCACTGCCCGTTCCCAGGAAATGCAGACGACGACCGAACAACCCATTGTAAGTGGACGGATCATCCCCATCGATGTCTTCGATGGCGTCCAGATCCTCTTTAGTCGGAGTTCTGCCACCAAGGCCCACACTCAAAAGATGAATATCAAGACCTTCGATTTTTCCCATCGCGGCCGGATTCGAAAACAGAGCTTCTGATCCATGAACTGTGGTCAGCATCGTGCCCCCCATCCCCATGGAACGGATAGGACGATACATTTGATTGATCTCTTGCGCCTGTACCGGCAACCCCAGAAGCACAAGAATGAAAGACGCCAGGAACTTCATCATCAGAACCCCGGTATTTTCAGTCGAGGACAGCACGCGGCTGCATCGGGATAAACTTTGGTTGGATCACAGGCGCCAAAGCCCATGCCATTGGTGTCCATCAGAACACGAATGGTATAAAGCAGTTCAGGCCCCACGGCAGCTTCATTGGTGGCTGTACAGTTGCCTGCACCGGCTACGGATTCACACTGCTCTAAAGCATCTTGCAACGCCGTCAAAGTGGAGTTGTCCCCGGACAGGACGGAAGCCAGCGCAGAGATGTTTTCGAAAATCAAACCGATGCCTGAAGCAACCTTTTTGGCTTCAGTGTCAGTGATGGATCTTGTTGGTGCCACCACCGGAGCGGGAATCGAAAGAGGATTCTGCGGGCTTGGGCCCGGCTGCGCCCACCCGTCAGTGGCTGTCGCAGTACCCGGAGCACCGGAATAGTTATGACAGACGCTGTAGTTGGTATTGTAAACGCCATCCACCACGCCATCATTCGTCGGATCCAGTTTCGCACTGATCGTTGTTCCGATGCGGGCAATACCCAGAATGGTCATAAATAGATTCTGATCCTGAGTACGCTGCAAAACTGTTCCCAGGCTTGAGATAATAGAAATCGCCTGATCACAGGACGCGGTATCCAGGGTGTTGCCACCAAAGATGGAAACAAAGAACGGAAAAATATTCGCTGACGGACTGTTTTGCATCCCGCTGATGATATCCACGAAAGTGAAACCACATTTTCCGGCATAAGCTCCGGCCAGCGTTTCTTTCACACTGACTTTCGCAGCATAAGTTGGCGACAACTGATTTTCGATAATATCAATAGCTTCGTCCCATTCAAGGGCATCAAGCTTTTTCTTGGCTTCATAATAAAGCGCATCGTCTGAATCGGTATCAGAGACATCCGTCAGCAGATTGGGCTGCGCACAGGAAGTGGTCAGAACCAGGCTCAGTAGAATTATGAAAGCTTGTTTAACACATTTCATGCTTCATCCTTAAAACCGGTATGCGAACTTGACGGTGTATCGTCTGTCTTCTTTGGGTGCATCTGCGGTGCCGACTTCTTCGCCGTAGGTGGCAAACTGCCACTGAAAGCTTTCGGAGGCGAGCTCCATACCAGCGGTCCAATATCTTTGATTATATCCGGCACGGGCAAAAACCACATCCCCGAAGTTCAATTCGAGACCGCCGTGGATCAATTTGGCTTTGTCCTCTTCATCCCCTGATGTTAATAAACCACGGTACTCTACAGTCCATGCAGAGCGAACGTAGTTAGAATGAATCGGAAAGATTGCTGCTGCGACATCAATGTCCTGCTTCACCAAATTGGGACGGTTGGCTGTGTCTAATCGGACACCATGTGCCTGATCGAAACTGGTTCCACCCACATCACGAACCACAGCAGAAATTGTTGGAATCATTTTCCACGGAGCCGCCAGAATCAAACCAACATCTGTTGAAAGGCCCACGCCTTCACTGGCGATAGAGTCATAGTCCATCGGACCCGTCGCCGACAGAGCCGGATCATCGACTTCCACGCGACTGATCAGCTTGGTGTTGAACCCCAGTTTCACCCGCCCGTCGAAGAAGCGGAAGTTGAAACCCAGAACGAAGGCAAGGTCATTGCGATAATAGGCATCCACGGTGGTGCCATCATCAGACATCATCGCATCCAAAGTGTAATTTCCATAAATACCCACACCAAAGTTTCTGCCCACGAACGACGGAAACACCTGAAGCTTGGCGTGGTAAGGCATATTGCGGTTTTTTTCCAAAGCCCCCAGCACATCTTCCAGACTGTAAGGATTTGAGAACGAAGAATCCGCATAGAAGCCTTGAGTTTCAGAACCGAATTCGATCTCTGGATCGAAAATGGTTCCATAGAAATCACGAAGCTTACCCAAAGCCGCGGGATTCACCAGCAAAGCTGTTTCATCATTGGTTACAGCCAGGCAGGCACCGCCCATTCCCAGGCAGCGGACACCGCTATAAAAATTTTGGCGCGCACGAGCGTTCACATCCGGTGTGAACACCATCAACAGAACTATTTGAATGAGCGCTATCCACAAAATCCTTTTCATAGATACCTCGTTAATAAGAAGTCGAAACAAGTCATTATGCTTATCGGTCGATCAGGGGATCACATTGAGACGTTTCAGAAAAATACATTCAAAGGTCCTGCTTACATATTCGTTACGAATTCACGATCAATGTCATTTGCGAGTTAAGGCCGCCCGAAGAAATCCGATAAGTTCTCTGTACTTTAGACCAAGGAGTTTCCAGGATGTTTTCGAAGAAAATCGCAACTATGATTCTAGGATTGAGCGCAGCTATTCTCACGGGATGTGAGGGTGAACAAACTGAAAAAGACATGATCGCCGAAGCCCAGTTCTGCCTGGACGAAGCGCGAGATGCCGCCTCTGCCAATGCCTGCATGAGCAAGATCAACGGCATCACCTCCCCTAACGCTTATACATTAAGATGTGCTGCCGGGTTTATCTCTTCCGGTATCACTTCGGCTGCCAATCTGTCCTCGGCCCTGACTGCGATCAGTGAAGGCGGCGGTCCAACAGACATGCTAACGGCGCTAAGTTTTGACGATGTCGTACTAGCCAACAACACAGCCAATTATTGCAATCAATCCGGCCAAAAAGGTCTGGCATTGATAGGAGCAATGGCGAAAAGCGCCACAGCTCTTTCAAATGCAGCGAACTCCCTAAACTTGGGTTCCTGTGACGGAAGCGACATCTCCTCGTGCGATCCAGCGGCAATTGAAAATGCCATTAGTGACATTCTCGCCAACCCAAACTCAAGTGCCGCGATTGAGGCCGTAGAAGCTATCGGCTCCTCTATTCAGACTGTATACTCAGTCACTTGTGGTGGCACTAACAACGCCAACTCAGACATCTGTGGTGACATCAACCAAGCGGCTGCTACAGCTGGCATTGACATATCCACCGCGGATATTTCAGCCATCGGCCAAGCCCTGCTAGCTCAATGGAATCCAACCCCATAATCGCAAAAGGTACCTGCTTACTTTTGCATAAGCTTTGCAGCAAAATAGAAAACGGCCCATTTTAGGGCCGTTTTGCTTTTTCCAGATCTGAATTTCAGTTTTAGAAGTCGAGGTTGAGACGGGTCATGTACACGCGGCTTTCCACCGGAGTGTTGCGGGTTCCGACGTCATCCGCGTAAGACGCGAAATCCAAATTAAAGATCCCCAGCTCCGCGGAAATACCCGCTGTCCAGAAGGCCTCTTTCAAACCCACGCGATAATGACCTTTCCACCAGGTGGAAACAGTCCAGTCGAACTCAAAGCCCAAGTGAACACCTTTTCTCCAGTTGAAATCAGGGTGTCCCAGATCACGCACATCCAAAACGCCGCGACCGCCAAAGATCCACATGCTTGGGTATTCCCAGCGCGTTCCGATGTCGACAACACGGTAAAGCTTTTCCGGCTCGCCGTTTTGACCTTCTTTATTCAACAACTTCAATGAAGAACCAAAGCCGGTTTCAGCCACGTTACGAACAACCAAACCCACAGTCGGGCTGGCCAGACGAAGCACTGACCACAAACCTGAATCCGGTAATTCCGGAGTCCACAGGAAGCCGATGTCGGCATCAATCGTGTAACCTTCCAGCAGGTCCTCTTTCTTGATGATCTCGTCACCAGTTGAAAGATCCACGGCACTGATAGGACGGCTATAGAATCCACGGTTCACAAATTTACCCGTCACACCCCAGGACAGACGTCCATGGTCCACACCTTTGACGTCATCAGCATAGGAAAGTGCCAGTGTTGTATCCGCATACACCGTCGTATTGATAGTTGGACCCAACTGCTGGTGCATCGCCATTTCCAAAGAAACATCCGCAGGGATCAACGCGATCCCCCAGTTTGGACGAACCCAGAAGCCCTCCATCGGAGCAATTCGCATGGAATAGACTTCACCATAGTTCTTTTCAATCAACTCAAGGTAAGCTTGCTGCTTCTGCTGCTCTGATTGATTGCTTTTTTCAATGTCCGAATATTCATTGTAGAAATCCATCGCCCCTGGCGTTCCACCCGCCGTCAAAGACAGATTGATTTGACCGTCTTCACGACGAGCCAGACCTGCCGGGTTATAGAACATCGCCGAATAATCATTGGCAACCGCCACGAAGGCGTCACCCATCCCCAGGGCCCGAGGCGCCTGATAGTGATGGTGAATGGTGGTGCTGACGCTTTCAGCCTGCGCAGATACAGTGGTGATCATCGCAGACAGGCCCGCGAGGAACAGGAATCCTCTATTGAACATAAATTTTGCCTCCAAAATTCTTACCATTGATTGTAGACATAATTTATACTTTGTCTTATGCGAGTTTTTCTTAGCCTCCTTTTTTTGACCTTGGTCGTGAGTTCAGTTCAGAGCATGGCAGCTCCCACAACAACGACCACTTTAGAAACCTCCCCGCTTTCAGGCGAGGACGACGCGGATCTGGCATCTGTGAAAGTCTCAGATTTTGCAGAACGCAAAGAATTTCTGATTCAGACTGCCGTCGGATATCAGAGCGGAAATTACCTGGAGCGTGATGAATGGGCCCAAGGCCCTTATCTGGCAGTGCGCTTTGCTTTGCTGAAACAGTCCCCTTTGCCGGCCTGGGACTATGAACTTTCCTATAACACAGAGGAATTCCTCGGAGTGGGATTGGGCCACCGCTGGTACTTCGTGGAAGAAGACCGTTATCTGCCTTACGCGCGTCTGGGCGGCAATGCCTATCTGGAATCTTCAGATGGTGTGACAGGTCTGATTGAAATCCGCCGCTGGCGTGTGCATGCCGGGATCGGTGCTGGCGAAACGTTCACCGGCGAAGTCGGCACCGGGTTTTCAGTGACCGGGCCGGATATCTATGCCCAGTTCGGTTATAACTTTCAATTCTGATTTTTTAGCTCTTCCAGCCATTTCAACAACCGGTCCACTTCGCGCAGCAAATGCTGCTCGTCGCGGTTGTTGTGCAGAACAAAGTCCGCCTGCTGCTCTTTGAACTGAATGGGAATCTGGGACGCAATCCGCATCTCGATTTCATCCTCGCTCCAGTTCTGGCGGCGCAAACGCTCTTTTTGCTGTTCCTTCGTGCAGGCCACAACAATTACACCGTCAAACTGATCCTTGGCGCGGGTCTCAAACAACAATGGGATATCATAGATGGCAAGCTTGTGCCCCATGTCCTCGTGCAGACGGCGGCGGCGGCGGGTTTCCTCGCGGATCAAGGGATGAGTGATCGCTTCCAACCTGTGCAAGAGCTCGGGATGTCCGAAGACCTTCTGCCCAAGTTTGCGCCGATCCAGGGCCCCTTCGGCAGTCAGAAACTCTGGACCGAACTCTTGTATGACGGACTTAAGTCCAGCAGAGCCCGGTTTCACGACTTCCTTGGCAATTTCATCAGCATCCACCACCGGAATGTCATAAGTTCGGAGCATTCTGCTGACCGTGCTCTTGCCACAGGCTATACCTCCGGTCAGTCCAATCCATTTCATATTTGAAACTCCTTAAGGATTATTTTTATTTTACCGATAGTCTTCTCAAAGGGGAACATGATTTCATGTCTCAAGCTGTGGAACAGTTCGGAAAATACATTCTTCTAGAGAGACTCGCCGCCGGCGGTATGGCGGAAGTGTATCTTTCTAAATCCACAGGCGCAGTGGGCGTCAATAAGTTCGTCGCAATCAAGCGCATTCTTCCCCAATATTCCGATCATCAGGACTTTATTGAGATGTTCAAGGAAGAGGCAAAGATCGCCGTGAATCTGAATCACGGGAACGTTGTCTCAATTTACGATTTCGGGGTCGAAAGAGCTCAGTTCTTCCTTGTCATGGAATACGTCGAAGGCCGCAACCTTCGCCAGATTCTGAATGAGCTTAAGAAAACCAACACTCAATTCACCATCGAGCAGATCGTATACATGATCAAAGAGGTCGCGGCTGGTCTTGACCACGCTCACCGTTGCATCGATGGCACCACCGGCAAACCACTGAACATCGTTCACCGTGACATGAGTCCGCAGAACATCATGGTCAGCTTTGAAGGTGAAGTGAAGATCATCGACTTCGGTATCGCCAAAGCGGAAACGCAGATGGAAGCCACCAAAGCCGGTACTCTTAAAGGTAAATACGGTTACATGAGCCCTGAGCAGGCAGATGGTCAGTCCATCGACCCGCGCACGGATATTTTCTCTATGGGTATCGTCCTGTGGGAGCTTCTGGCCAACGACCGTCTGTTCACTTCCAACAGTGAAGCGGCGATCCTGCGCAAGATCCGTGAATGTCAGGTGCCTTCCATCAGAAAGATCAATCCTTCCGTTCCACCGGAACTGGAAAGAATTGTGAACAAGGCGCTGGCGAAAGACAAAAGCCTGCGTTATCAGACTGCGGCGGCATTCCACCGTGATCTGAACCGTTTCCTTAATACTCAGTATCCAGAGTTCTCCCCGCACGACTTCAGCGTGTTCATGAAGAACGCCTTCTCGGCAGCCTTCCTTGAGCAGCGTCGCAAGCTGGTTGAATTCGCCAAGATTCAGGCGCAGCCGGTTTCTGAAGACAAAACCATTGTCACTCAGACAGACATGCGCACACCTCAACGTCCTCCGGCTTATGCCCCTCCCGCGGAAGCAGCCGAAGGCGAAGAGCGTCTGGATCTGGACACCTCCACTGATATTCGTGTGAACCTGGACAATCTGAAAACGCCACCAAAACCTTCCATGCCGAAGGTTCCAGGCGCAACAGACACCAACATCACACAAACCCGCACGTCGGCTACAGGCACTTTTGCCTCGGGCCCGGGCACCATGACTCGCACTCCTTCCAGCGTTTCCCCGATGGGAACACGCACGTCCATCGGCAGACCGGCGCCAAGTTCTTCCATGGAAGACATCACCGGCCTTGCGATGAAAGCCGTGGGTGCTTTGCTGGTTGTTGTGGGCTTGTGGTGGGGTTACACCAATTTCGTTGCAAAAAAATCTCCGGGTAAATCCGGCACGACAGCAGGCCTGACACCGAAACCGGCCAACACGGGCAATGCCCAGGCTGCCGGCACCATGCAACAGACTGAACTGGCTGCGACTTCTCCGGAATACACTGTGACCATCTATTCCAATCCGGGCGGTGCCCGCGTGGTGATCGATGGCAACGACACGGGTGAATTCACACCGGTGCGCAAGACCGTGAAAGCCAACACTCCTTACAGTCTGCGACTGGTGAAGGAAGGTTACACGGATCTGGTGACAACCATCACTCCAACTTACGAGGCGTACTCTTTCACTGGAACTCTGCAACGACTTCCAAGAGTGGCTTCCCTGATTATCAACATCGTCAACGGCGGCGCTAATCCGGAACTTCGCATTGCCGGTGTTCCAGTCAGCATCAAGCCAAGCGGTGACGCTTATCTGATTCAGGCTGAAGTTGGTGTCAAAATACAGGCTAGAAACAAGACGACAGGACTCTCTGCAGAAACCACAATTACGGTTCCGGCAGACCAGAGAAAAATTGTAGATTTATATCTGAAATAATCACTTCGTCGCAAAGTTACGGCAACCAGGAGTTTTCATCATGACGAAGCCCACCACTTTGGGTCATTCCATTCTAAGCATGCGCAGTCGCAGTCCTCATCACGTGGCTGTTAAATACAAAGTCAATGACTCCTGGAAAGAAAAAAGCTGGAACGAATACTATTCGGACATCGAAGCTGTCGGCTGCGCCCTGCTGTCTTTGGGAATCAAACCCGGTGACCGCGTGGCCATCATGGCGAACACCCGCCTGGAATGGTCTACGACCGATCTGGGCATCTTTGGCATTAAGGCCATCACTGTTCCAATCTATCAGAACAACACCGCTGATGATGTGGAATACATTCTGAACAACTCTGAATCCCGCATTCTTATCTGCGAAAGCCGCGGACCTTTAAAAACGTTCGAGTCCGTGAAGGCAAAATGCCCGAAAGTGGAAAAGGTCATCGTCTTTGACGAAACCTGCCCGAACCCGGAGGCGATCACGTGGCCGAAACTTTTGCAGATGGGTAAAGACTATCTGGCAAAACACCCAAGTCAGTTCCAGGAACTCTGCGCTTCTTTGACCCAGGAAGATATCGCCACTATTTTGTACACTTCCGGAACCACCGGTCGCCCGAAAGGCGTGGTGATGACTCACCTTCAGGCGATCAGCGAAGTCAGCGAAGCTTTCCCGCTATGTGGCGCCACCGAAGCGGACACATCCCTGTCCTTCCTGCCTTATGCACATATTTTGGGTCGCATCGAACACTGGGGTCATGCCTATATCGGCTTCACCCTGGCATTCGCGGAAAGCCTGGAAAAAATGCGCGGCAATCTGACAGAGGTTCGTCCGACCTTCCTGATGTCGGTTCCCCGCATCTTTGAAAAAATTTATGCTGCAGTCACCGCACAGATTCAAACCCAGCCGCTGAAAATGAAAATCTTCAACTGGGCTCTGGAAGTCGGCACCAAAGTGGGCGACTACAAAATGAGTGGTCAGGTTCTGCCCCTGGATCTGCTGGTGAAATACGAACTGGCGAAAAAACTTGTTCTGGACAAAATCCCCACGGCATTCGGAGGCCGTCTGCGCTTTGCCATCAGTGGTGGCGCACCGATCCCTCGTGAAATTGCGTTGTTCTTCCACGCCGCTGGTGTGCTGATTCTGGAAGGCTATGGCCTGACTGAAACAACGGCCGCTATCACGGTGAACACTCCATTCAATTACAAATTTGGCAGTGTGGGCCGCCCGATTGGCGAAGTGAAGCTGAAAATCGCGGAAGACGGCGAGATCATGGTTAAAAGCGACAAGGTGATGAAGGAATACTACAAAAATCCTGAAGCCACCAAAGAGGCTTTCACCGATGGCTGGTTCCACACCGGCGACATTGGCGAAATCCTGCCAGGTGGTGACTTGAAAATCACCGACCGCAAAAAGGACCTGATTAAAACTGCGGGTGGTAAATACGTGGCTCCACAGCGTCTGGAAGGACTGCTAAGTCTGTCGCCATATATCGCCAATGTTCTGGTCCATGGCGATCAGAAAAAATACATTGTGGCCCTGGTCACGCTGGATCGCCCGACAGTTGAAAATCTGGCCAAGGAAAAACAAATCAATTATTCCGACTGGAATTCTTTGGTGCAGTCCCCGTTCGTGGCGGAACTTATCCGAAAGGCCGTGGCTGAAACCAACACCCAGCTGGCAAGCTTTGAAAGCATTAAAAAATACATCATTCTGCCCAACGAATTCACGGTGGAAGGCGGCGAATTAACTCCGTCCCTGAAAGTGAAAAGAAAAGTGCTGGATCAGCGCTATAAGGAAAAAATCGAAGAGCTCTATCTATGAGAACACTGCTGGTCACCTCCGCGGTGACATTTGTTCCGCACAACTATGACAAGCTGACGCTGCCGTTGGCGCAAGAGCCTCATATCGAGGCTCTTGTCATTATCGACAACCGCAGTTGGGATATTCTGGTTAAAGCATTCCTGCTGATACTGACTCTTGCCGCCCCCCGCATGGGCTGGCAGCTGCTAAAAAACTTTTTCGACAACTCGCTGAAACGAAAGCAGCAGGCCTATGAAGCCGCCGGGAAAAAGGTCTACGTCATCAAGGACATCAATTCCGACACATCCCTGGCCCTGCTGGAACGCCTGCAACCGGATCTGATTCTGAATGCACGCACCCGTTCATTCTTTAAAAAGAAGCTGCTGGCCGTTCCCAAAATGGGATGTTTGAACATCCATCACGGCCTGCTGCCGGATCAGCGTGGTTTGATGTGTGACTTTTGGGCCCATCTTTTAGACACCCCGGCAGGATTTTCCATTCATGAAATGACCTCGAAACTGGATGACGGCGCCTTGCTAAAGGTCGTGGAAGTTCCCTCCGATAAAAAGGATTATCTAAAGTCCCTGGATCTTGGAGCGTCATTCGAAGCAAAAGCAGCCTCGCAGATCCTTCAGGAGTTCGCCTCCCAAGGTAAGATTCAGGGTCTTGAGAACCAGAAAACTGAAAGAACGGTTTACAGAAGCAATCCACGCTTGCGTGATTTTTACCGGCTTCGTTCAAAAGGAGTCAGAATATGAAAACCATCATTGCTCTGCACGGAAACCCCGGCCATCCCGAGGACTGGAGCCTTTTGCAAAAGAGTCTGGATCCCAACGCCTACCGACTGCTGGCAGTTGAAGCTGACAGCGAGGAATGGATCCGCCTGCTGACTCAGGATAAATCCAAAAAAATTCTGCTGGGTCATTCCTGGGGCGGCTATCGTATTTTGAAATCCCTGCCAAAGTATCAGGACTATGTGGAACAGGTGGTGCTGGTCACCCCTTACATAAAACCCGAGCGTCCTTTGTCGGCTGTTGCCAAGGGGCTTTTGCAGTTGCCCGTTCTTGGTGACAAGTTGATCCAATCCAGTCATACAAAATCCAAAGACGGCTTCTTCGCTGATCTGATTCATCCCCTGAAAGCCGATGCCCTTCCCTATCTTGCCAAGGTTCAAGAACGCCTGCAGGACTGGAAGCTGTGGCAAAAAACCGTTTCCAACAAAATGAAAATGGAAGCCCATCCGTGGTCTGCCGGTGACGTCTGCAAGGTCCCCGTGACGGTGATCTATGGCCGCCAGGACAAGATCAGCCAGGATCAGGCACAGAATGAAATCGTCTCTAAATACCCGTCCCACAAGATTGTCCATGTCGACAATGCGGGACATGGTCTGCTGTGGTCTCACGTTCAGGACATTTTGAAAATTCTGACGACGGAAGCCAGCAGCAGTGCTTCAACCCCGGACAGCAAGATCGGTTATTATCCAGGTGAAGACGGAAGAAACAACGTCATCACCTACATGGAAAAACACTTGCGCGAATTCCCGGAACGCGTGGCTTTACGCTGGGCCAATCCGCAAGCTTTGGCGCAGTGGAATGGGGATCCCAAAACCCCCATCAAACACGATGAAATCACCTATCGCCACTTCGCCGCCCGCATCAACTCGTTTGCGCGAGGTCTGATGGACATCGGCATTAAAAAAGGCGACCGGGTCATCATCTTCCTGCCGATGAGTCTGGACATGTACACCGCCATGTTTGCGGTTCAGCGTATTGGTGCCATTGCCGTGTTCCTGGATTCCTGGGCGCGCAGTCACCATCTGGGCGCTTCCGCAGAATGCGTGGGCCCGAAAGCCATGATCAGCTTCAAAATGGCGTTTGATCTGGTGGAACAAGTCCCCGAATTCAAGTCCATGCCGATCCGTGTTCTTTACGGCCCCGGCGACAAGTTCACGCACAAATTTGAAGAGCTGCTGAAAGCAGAACCTTCCCCAATTGAGCCGGTGGAAAGTGAATTCACCGCCTTGATCACTTTCACAACGGGATCCACAGGAAAACCCAAGGGTGCCAACCGCACTCACCGATTCCTGTCGGCCCAGCACCATGCACTTTCTCACGTGATTCCGTACACCGAGAAAGACAAGGACATGCCGGCCTTCCCGATTTTCAGTCTGAACAACCTGGCCTCCGGCGTAACCACCATCTTGCCAGCATTGAATCTGGCGGCTCCGGCCGCTCATGATTCGGCTTTGCTGGCGTGTCAAATTATGCATGAAAATATCAACTGCACGACCCTGTCACCAAGTATGCTGGTGGGTGTAGCCAAGTTCTGTAAAGAGAACAACATTCAGCTGACCGGACTGCGCCGAGTGGTGACCGGTGGGGCGCCGATTTCCAAGGATGACGTCAAAGCATTCTATGAAATCGCGCCGCAAACTGACCTGTGGATTTTGTATGGATCGACGGAAGCAGAGCCGATGGCCCATATTGAAGGCCGCGACATGCTGAAAGAAAGCAATATCACCGATCCTGAAATCATCGAGGAAGGCGTGAACGTCGGTCATATCAGTGAAGACATCGACTATCGCTTCATCCGTATCAAAGATGGTCCCATCGAACTGAAGGACGCCCCATGGTCCCAGATCGAGGTTGCCAATGGTGAAGTGGGTGAATTCATCTGTACCGGGGACCACGTCTGCCGCGACTATTACAATAATCCCGAGGCCTTCAAAACAACGAAGATCATGGATGAAAAAAACCGCGTATGGCACCGCACAGGCGATCTGGCTTACATCGATCCCGACAAGAACCTATGGATCGTGGGCCGGGTGAACAACGCCATCGAACGCGCCGGCAGGTACTATTTCCCGGTTCGGGCCGAAGTTCTGTTAAAGCGTATGGACTTTACGTATCGCTGTGCCTTCCTGGGTATGGATGATGCGAAGCTCGGTCAGGCCACCTATGCTGTAGTCGAACTGAAAGAAGGCATCGACGCGGCTATCTTTGATTTTGCCGCTGCGAAAAAAGAAATCCAGCGTGTCTTTGAGAAAAATAAAATTCCGGTGGATGAGATCAAATTCGTCAACAAGGTTCCCATGGATCCGCGCCACCATTCCAAAGTGGAATACAAAGTGCTGCGTGACCAGTTGAAAGAACCGGGAGTTGTCATTGGCTAAGTGGTGGATACTGGTCAAAGAAAGATTCAGTCCGGCCTCTTATGTGCCCATGATATTCCTGTTCTCATGGGCCAATGGGTTGTACCTGACTAAAACGCTTGAGCAGGACTGGAACTGGTCCCGCTTCGCCGTGGTCTTTGTACTGCTGCTATCGTTCTTTTTCCGCATGCGCCTGTTTGATGAAATCAAGGACTATGAAGTCGACCTGAAGGTCAACCCCACCCGCCCGCTGGCGCGCGGGGTTTTGTCCGTGGCGCAGGTCAAAAAAG is from Bdellovibrio bacteriovorus str. Tiberius and encodes:
- a CDS encoding alpha/beta fold hydrolase, which gives rise to MKTIIALHGNPGHPEDWSLLQKSLDPNAYRLLAVEADSEEWIRLLTQDKSKKILLGHSWGGYRILKSLPKYQDYVEQVVLVTPYIKPERPLSAVAKGLLQLPVLGDKLIQSSHTKSKDGFFADLIHPLKADALPYLAKVQERLQDWKLWQKTVSNKMKMEAHPWSAGDVCKVPVTVIYGRQDKISQDQAQNEIVSKYPSHKIVHVDNAGHGLLWSHVQDILKILTTEASSSASTPDSKIGYYPGEDGRNNVITYMEKHLREFPERVALRWANPQALAQWNGDPKTPIKHDEITYRHFAARINSFARGLMDIGIKKGDRVIIFLPMSLDMYTAMFAVQRIGAIAVFLDSWARSHHLGASAECVGPKAMISFKMAFDLVEQVPEFKSMPIRVLYGPGDKFTHKFEELLKAEPSPIEPVESEFTALITFTTGSTGKPKGANRTHRFLSAQHHALSHVIPYTEKDKDMPAFPIFSLNNLASGVTTILPALNLAAPAAHDSALLACQIMHENINCTTLSPSMLVGVAKFCKENNIQLTGLRRVVTGGAPISKDDVKAFYEIAPQTDLWILYGSTEAEPMAHIEGRDMLKESNITDPEIIEEGVNVGHISEDIDYRFIRIKDGPIELKDAPWSQIEVANGEVGEFICTGDHVCRDYYNNPEAFKTTKIMDEKNRVWHRTGDLAYIDPDKNLWIVGRVNNAIERAGRYYFPVRAEVLLKRMDFTYRCAFLGMDDAKLGQATYAVVELKEGIDAAIFDFAAAKKEIQRVFEKNKIPVDEIKFVNKVPMDPRHHSKVEYKVLRDQLKEPGVVIG